A genomic stretch from Hemitrygon akajei chromosome 10, sHemAka1.3, whole genome shotgun sequence includes:
- the yars2 gene encoding tyrosine--tRNA ligase, mitochondrial isoform X3, which produces MAAPVAPLLGLLRTPRALFTAPGRADTRVWSRWKSGGSVLQLHQRGLFKDVFPAAGGLQQLLSAGAQSVYCGFDPTADSLHVGNLLALVGLLHLQRAGHRVLPLLGGATARLGDPSGRSSEREAVSADTVRENARSIREGILGVFRNHRACFCSDAEAASLGPVSVVNNSDWVTGQDVYGIMVPLVTSASGDKLGKTAGNALWLNRNKTSPFELYQYFVRQPDSHVERYLKLYTFIPLPEIESIMVNHNINPGKRIAQKRLAAEVTKLVHGKEGLESAKRCTNVLYHNSVDALETMSDEELKELFKEASFSENLLEPGTTVLDLCRKANAIPDGPRGYQMIMDGGIWINHLRVTKPEQVLVLKQHILTNGLSLLRVGKKNYHIVKWLNLIT; this is translated from the exons ATGGCGGCGCCCGTGGCTCCGCTGCTGGGTTTACTGAGGACGCCGAGAGCCTTGTTTACGGCACCGGGGAGAGCTGATACCCGCGTCTGGAGCCGATGGAAAAGCGGCGGGAGCGTCTTGCAGCTTCACCAGCGAGGCCTTTTCAAGGACGTGTTCCCGGCGGCGGGCGGGCTGCAGCAACTGCTCTCCGCCGGCGCGCAGAGCGTGTACTGCGGCTTCGACCCCACAGCCGACAGCCTGCACGTCGGCAACCTGCTGGCTCTCGTCGGGCTGCTGCACCTCCAGCGCGCCGGCCACCGCGTCCTGCCGCTGCTGGGGGGAGCCACGGCTCGGCTGGGCGACCCCAGCGGCcgcagcagcgagcgagaggcgGTGAGCGCGGACACGGTGCGGGAGAACGCCCGGAGCATCCGGGAGGGGATCCTCGGCGTCTTCCGCAACCACCGCGCCTGCTTCTGCAGCGATGCCGAGGCCGCATCCTTGGGCCCAGTCAGCGTGGTCAACAACTCGGACTG GGTGACTGGACAGGACGTCTATGGCATCATGGTACCGCTTGTAACCAGTGCATCAGGAGACAAACTGGGGAAAACTGCAGGAAATGCGCTATGGTTAAACAGAAACAAGACTTCGCCCTTTGAACTCTATCAGTACTTTGTCAGGCAGCCGGATTCACATGTGGAAAG ATATCTGAAACTTTATACCTTTATCCCACTTCCTGAGATTGAAAGCATCATGGTCAATCACAACATAAATCCAGGAAAGCGAATTGCTCAAAAACGACTAGCAGCAGAAGTCACAAAATTGGTCCATGGAAAAGAAGGATTAGAATCTGCCAAAAG ATGTACGAATGTGCTCTATCATAACAGTGTGGATGCACTGGAGACCATGTCGGATGAAGAACTAAAAGAATTGTTTAAAGAAGCATCATTCTCTGAGAATCTGCTTGAGCCAGGTACAACAGTGCTGGATCTTTGTCGCAAAGCCAACGCTATTCCAGATGGCCCCAGAGG GTACCAGATGATCATGGATGGTGGGATTTGGATTAATCACTTACGAGTGACGAAACCAGAACAAGTGTTGGTTTTAAAGCAACATATTCTGACAAATGGACTGTCATTGCTAAGAGTTGGAAAGAAAAATTATCATATTGTGAAATGGCTCAATCTGATAACTTAG
- the yars2 gene encoding tyrosine--tRNA ligase, mitochondrial isoform X1, whose amino-acid sequence MAAPVAPLLGLLRTPRALFTAPGRADTRVWSRWKSGGSVLQLHQRGLFKDVFPAAGGLQQLLSAGAQSVYCGFDPTADSLHVGNLLALVGLLHLQRAGHRVLPLLGGATARLGDPSGRSSEREAVSADTVRENARSIREGILGVFRNHRACFCSDAEAASLGPVSVVNNSDWYEGKEVVDFIDTVGRHFRMGTMLSRHSVQSRLKSPEGMSLTEFTYQMFQAYDFYYLNQHHGCRIQLGGMDQLGNIMSGYEFISKVTGQDVYGIMVPLVTSASGDKLGKTAGNALWLNRNKTSPFELYQYFVRQPDSHVERYLKLYTFIPLPEIESIMVNHNINPGKRIAQKRLAAEVTKLVHGKEGLESAKRCTNVLYHNSVDALETMSDEELKELFKEASFSENLLEPGTTVLDLCRKANAIPDGPRGYQMIMDGGIWINHLRVTKPEQVLVLKQHILTNGLSLLRVGKKNYHIVKWLNLIT is encoded by the exons ATGGCGGCGCCCGTGGCTCCGCTGCTGGGTTTACTGAGGACGCCGAGAGCCTTGTTTACGGCACCGGGGAGAGCTGATACCCGCGTCTGGAGCCGATGGAAAAGCGGCGGGAGCGTCTTGCAGCTTCACCAGCGAGGCCTTTTCAAGGACGTGTTCCCGGCGGCGGGCGGGCTGCAGCAACTGCTCTCCGCCGGCGCGCAGAGCGTGTACTGCGGCTTCGACCCCACAGCCGACAGCCTGCACGTCGGCAACCTGCTGGCTCTCGTCGGGCTGCTGCACCTCCAGCGCGCCGGCCACCGCGTCCTGCCGCTGCTGGGGGGAGCCACGGCTCGGCTGGGCGACCCCAGCGGCcgcagcagcgagcgagaggcgGTGAGCGCGGACACGGTGCGGGAGAACGCCCGGAGCATCCGGGAGGGGATCCTCGGCGTCTTCCGCAACCACCGCGCCTGCTTCTGCAGCGATGCCGAGGCCGCATCCTTGGGCCCAGTCAGCGTGGTCAACAACTCGGACTGGTATGAGGGCAAGGAAGTGGTGGATTTCATCGACACCGTAGGGAGGCACTTTCGTATGGGCACCATGCTGAGCAGGCACAGTGTGCAGTCCCGCCTTAAGAGCCCCGAGGGGATGAGCTTAACCGAGTTCACTTACCAAATGTTCCAAGCGTACGATTTTTATTACCTAAATCAACATCATGGCTGTAGGATTCAGCTGGGAGGGATGGATCAACTCGGCAACATTATGTCCGGATACGAATTCATTAGCAA GGTGACTGGACAGGACGTCTATGGCATCATGGTACCGCTTGTAACCAGTGCATCAGGAGACAAACTGGGGAAAACTGCAGGAAATGCGCTATGGTTAAACAGAAACAAGACTTCGCCCTTTGAACTCTATCAGTACTTTGTCAGGCAGCCGGATTCACATGTGGAAAG ATATCTGAAACTTTATACCTTTATCCCACTTCCTGAGATTGAAAGCATCATGGTCAATCACAACATAAATCCAGGAAAGCGAATTGCTCAAAAACGACTAGCAGCAGAAGTCACAAAATTGGTCCATGGAAAAGAAGGATTAGAATCTGCCAAAAG ATGTACGAATGTGCTCTATCATAACAGTGTGGATGCACTGGAGACCATGTCGGATGAAGAACTAAAAGAATTGTTTAAAGAAGCATCATTCTCTGAGAATCTGCTTGAGCCAGGTACAACAGTGCTGGATCTTTGTCGCAAAGCCAACGCTATTCCAGATGGCCCCAGAGG GTACCAGATGATCATGGATGGTGGGATTTGGATTAATCACTTACGAGTGACGAAACCAGAACAAGTGTTGGTTTTAAAGCAACATATTCTGACAAATGGACTGTCATTGCTAAGAGTTGGAAAGAAAAATTATCATATTGTGAAATGGCTCAATCTGATAACTTAG
- the yars2 gene encoding tyrosine--tRNA ligase, mitochondrial isoform X2 — translation MAAPVAPLLGLLRTPRALFTAPGRADTRVWSRWKSGGSVLQLHQRGLFKDVFPAAGGLQQLLSAGAQSVYCGFDPTADSLHVGNLLALVGLLHLQRAGHRVLPLLGGATARLGDPSGRSSEREAVSADTVRENARSIREGILGVFRNHRACFCSDAEAASLGPVSVVNNSDWYEGKEVVDFIDTVGRHFRMGTMLSRHSVQSRLKSPEGMSLTEFTYQMFQAYDFYYLNQHHGCRIQLGGMDQLGNIMSGYEFISKVTGQDVYGIMVPLVTSASGDKLGKTAGNALWLNRNKTSPFELYQYFVRQPDSHVERYLKLYTFIPLPEIESIMVNHNINPGKRIAQKRLAAEVTKLVHGKEGLESAKRCTNVLYHNSVDALETMSDEELKELFKEASFSENLLEPGTR, via the exons ATGGCGGCGCCCGTGGCTCCGCTGCTGGGTTTACTGAGGACGCCGAGAGCCTTGTTTACGGCACCGGGGAGAGCTGATACCCGCGTCTGGAGCCGATGGAAAAGCGGCGGGAGCGTCTTGCAGCTTCACCAGCGAGGCCTTTTCAAGGACGTGTTCCCGGCGGCGGGCGGGCTGCAGCAACTGCTCTCCGCCGGCGCGCAGAGCGTGTACTGCGGCTTCGACCCCACAGCCGACAGCCTGCACGTCGGCAACCTGCTGGCTCTCGTCGGGCTGCTGCACCTCCAGCGCGCCGGCCACCGCGTCCTGCCGCTGCTGGGGGGAGCCACGGCTCGGCTGGGCGACCCCAGCGGCcgcagcagcgagcgagaggcgGTGAGCGCGGACACGGTGCGGGAGAACGCCCGGAGCATCCGGGAGGGGATCCTCGGCGTCTTCCGCAACCACCGCGCCTGCTTCTGCAGCGATGCCGAGGCCGCATCCTTGGGCCCAGTCAGCGTGGTCAACAACTCGGACTGGTATGAGGGCAAGGAAGTGGTGGATTTCATCGACACCGTAGGGAGGCACTTTCGTATGGGCACCATGCTGAGCAGGCACAGTGTGCAGTCCCGCCTTAAGAGCCCCGAGGGGATGAGCTTAACCGAGTTCACTTACCAAATGTTCCAAGCGTACGATTTTTATTACCTAAATCAACATCATGGCTGTAGGATTCAGCTGGGAGGGATGGATCAACTCGGCAACATTATGTCCGGATACGAATTCATTAGCAA GGTGACTGGACAGGACGTCTATGGCATCATGGTACCGCTTGTAACCAGTGCATCAGGAGACAAACTGGGGAAAACTGCAGGAAATGCGCTATGGTTAAACAGAAACAAGACTTCGCCCTTTGAACTCTATCAGTACTTTGTCAGGCAGCCGGATTCACATGTGGAAAG ATATCTGAAACTTTATACCTTTATCCCACTTCCTGAGATTGAAAGCATCATGGTCAATCACAACATAAATCCAGGAAAGCGAATTGCTCAAAAACGACTAGCAGCAGAAGTCACAAAATTGGTCCATGGAAAAGAAGGATTAGAATCTGCCAAAAG ATGTACGAATGTGCTCTATCATAACAGTGTGGATGCACTGGAGACCATGTCGGATGAAGAACTAAAAGAATTGTTTAAAGAAGCATCATTCTCTGAGAATCTGCTTGAGCCAG GTACCAGATGA